The proteins below are encoded in one region of Planctopirus limnophila DSM 3776:
- a CDS encoding trans-sulfuration enzyme family protein — protein sequence MTHPATTATRGGHVPPFSTPPSAPAIYMTTAFDLPGLAEFEEVLAGREPGYFYTRVENPNHEAFTHDVARLEGFEHGVACASGMGALSAAVLSVVKTGDHIVCARAIYGSTHQFLLQLQASFQVNVTFVDLNDLESVRKAIRPSTKMMICESVSNPLLEVTDLQALRQIAGSSITLLVDNTFATPCGIRPKDYGADIVWHSASKYLNGHGDVMLGVIVGGEEAMRKARTSMLLYGLNANPMECWLATRGLRTLPLRMARVTQTAQQLAHWLATHPRVKKVFYPGLTSHSTHQLAQKYLQDRFGGMISIEIEGGVSEIDAIFHKLAPAIPFSPTLADARTTVSYPAGTSHKFMAAKDREACGVTAGIFRLSVGLEDFEDLKQELDRALAPTG from the coding sequence ATGACTCACCCGGCCACCACGGCAACTCGTGGCGGACATGTACCGCCCTTCTCGACGCCTCCCAGTGCTCCTGCGATCTACATGACCACGGCGTTTGATTTGCCGGGACTGGCCGAGTTTGAAGAGGTGCTGGCAGGCCGGGAACCTGGCTACTTCTATACGCGGGTTGAGAATCCCAACCATGAGGCATTTACGCATGATGTCGCCCGGCTGGAAGGCTTTGAACATGGCGTGGCGTGTGCTTCGGGGATGGGGGCTCTTTCCGCAGCAGTTCTCAGCGTTGTGAAAACTGGCGATCACATTGTTTGTGCAAGGGCGATTTACGGCAGTACCCATCAATTCCTGCTGCAACTGCAGGCCAGCTTTCAGGTGAATGTCACCTTTGTGGATCTCAATGATCTGGAATCGGTGCGCAAGGCCATTCGACCCAGCACGAAGATGATGATCTGCGAATCGGTCTCGAACCCGCTGCTCGAAGTGACCGATCTGCAGGCTTTGCGGCAGATCGCAGGCAGCTCGATCACGTTGCTGGTAGATAACACATTCGCCACACCCTGTGGCATCCGCCCGAAAGATTACGGGGCAGATATCGTCTGGCACAGTGCTTCCAAGTATCTCAACGGGCATGGCGATGTCATGCTGGGAGTGATCGTTGGTGGCGAAGAAGCGATGCGCAAAGCCCGCACCTCGATGCTGCTCTACGGGCTGAATGCGAATCCGATGGAATGCTGGCTGGCGACTCGAGGCCTGCGAACTTTACCACTGCGCATGGCCCGGGTAACACAAACGGCCCAGCAGTTGGCCCATTGGCTGGCCACTCATCCCCGCGTGAAAAAGGTCTTCTATCCCGGCCTTACCAGCCACTCCACACATCAGCTCGCTCAAAAGTATCTGCAAGATCGCTTTGGTGGGATGATTTCTATCGAAATTGAAGGGGGTGTCAGCGAGATCGATGCGATCTTCCACAAGCTGGCTCCTGCGATTCCCTTCTCACCCACGCTGGCTGATGCCCGCACCACTGTCTCTTATCCGGCGGGAACATCTCATAAGTTCATGGCTGCCAAAGATCGCGAAGCCTGCGGCGTGACCGCAGGGATCTTCCGCCTCTCGGTGGGTCTCGAAGACTTTGAAGATCTAAAGCAAGAACTCGACCGGGCACTGGCGCCTACCGGGTGA
- a CDS encoding c-type cytochrome, with amino-acid sequence MTEKVLANPLGTPADGSSWKTKTLQFWGILCQSLRSSREPGQSPPATDLPAELWGTGLPFSMRQNALWLAATCLTLLAASTNSTAFAIDGATPVASLKVKPGFKVELLYSVPKEQLGSWVSMCTDPKGRLIVCDQYGGLYRVTVPPVGSSEGSKSNETSATDKVQIEKIDIPLGEAQGLLWAFDSLYVVVNSGGKYESGFYRVTDANHDDKLDTVEKIRTFPKAGEHGPHAVLLAPDGKSLTVLIGNQVPVLPELASSKVPRLWGEDHLLPRMPDGRGFMKGVMGPGGSIYEVSPDGKTWTLQSTGYRNQYDAAYNQDGELFTYDADMEWDWNTPWYRPTRVCHAVSGAEFGWRNGAGKWPAYYPDSLGSVVNIGPGSPTGVCSGQGAKFPADYQKALFICDWSYGKLYAVHLSTKGASYAGKLDELVAGSPLPLTDVLINPHDGAMYFTIGGRKTQSGLYRVTYVGKDSTAPVTATVQDDALAQRQLRKSLEALHGKVDAETVKTAWPHLASEDRAIRWAARVAIEHQPLESWQELALAENSPSSAIPALLALTRAGGIDPFHRKESDAPVNKPLGEQIAAALDRISWDRLSNEQKVDLCRVYEILFNRYGYPSENVREQVLKRLEPAFPSGFKPLDAELANLLVYLQSPQAANKIVAALGTARTQEEQIEYARALRVLKEGWTTPLRESYFKWFGKAAGYRGGASFSKFVENIRKDAEATLTDAERTQLKPILDATPTEAPPAVVPPRAFVKEWSVAELAPLVSEKLTARSFDKGRELFAGTSCFACHRFEGEGGAYGPDLTMAGGRFSAKDLLESIIEPSKAISDQYEAVTIVLNDGRSISGRIANHNGESFQVMTNMLEPNNQTGVKRADIEEIVPSKISMMPAGLINTCNVEEAADLIAYILSKGQRDHAMFAGKPSGN; translated from the coding sequence ATGACAGAAAAAGTGTTAGCCAACCCTCTTGGCACTCCCGCGGACGGTTCTTCATGGAAGACAAAAACTCTTCAATTCTGGGGGATTCTCTGCCAGTCTCTGCGATCTTCCCGCGAACCAGGTCAAAGCCCACCGGCGACCGATCTTCCCGCAGAATTGTGGGGCACAGGCTTACCATTCTCGATGAGACAAAATGCCCTCTGGCTGGCCGCCACCTGCCTCACTCTCTTGGCAGCTTCCACGAATTCCACTGCTTTCGCCATCGATGGAGCCACTCCTGTCGCCTCGCTCAAGGTGAAGCCCGGCTTCAAAGTCGAACTGCTCTATTCGGTTCCCAAAGAGCAATTGGGCTCGTGGGTCAGCATGTGTACTGATCCCAAAGGGCGGTTGATCGTCTGCGATCAGTACGGCGGGTTGTACCGTGTGACCGTCCCGCCGGTAGGAAGCTCGGAAGGTTCCAAAAGCAACGAAACATCCGCTACCGATAAGGTGCAAATCGAAAAGATCGATATTCCGCTGGGCGAAGCACAGGGGCTGCTCTGGGCGTTTGACAGCCTGTATGTCGTCGTGAACTCAGGGGGCAAATACGAAAGTGGCTTCTACCGGGTGACCGACGCCAATCACGACGACAAGCTCGATACAGTTGAGAAGATTCGCACCTTCCCCAAAGCTGGTGAGCATGGCCCGCATGCCGTGCTGCTCGCGCCGGATGGCAAATCGTTGACGGTTTTGATTGGCAATCAGGTGCCGGTTTTGCCTGAGCTGGCCAGTTCAAAAGTTCCTCGTCTGTGGGGTGAAGATCATCTGTTGCCCCGCATGCCGGATGGTCGCGGCTTCATGAAAGGTGTGATGGGCCCCGGCGGGAGCATCTATGAAGTTAGTCCCGATGGAAAGACCTGGACATTGCAATCGACCGGTTATCGCAACCAGTACGATGCCGCTTACAACCAGGATGGGGAACTCTTCACTTATGATGCCGATATGGAATGGGACTGGAACACCCCATGGTATCGCCCCACACGAGTTTGCCATGCCGTCAGTGGTGCCGAATTCGGATGGCGCAATGGTGCGGGAAAATGGCCAGCTTACTATCCCGATAGCCTTGGCTCTGTCGTCAATATCGGCCCTGGTTCACCCACGGGTGTTTGCAGTGGCCAGGGAGCCAAGTTCCCGGCTGACTACCAGAAAGCACTCTTCATTTGCGACTGGAGCTATGGAAAGCTCTATGCAGTGCATCTCTCAACGAAGGGTGCCAGTTATGCAGGTAAGCTCGATGAACTGGTGGCTGGCTCACCACTCCCGCTGACCGATGTCCTCATCAATCCACATGACGGAGCCATGTACTTCACCATTGGCGGCCGCAAGACACAATCGGGGTTGTACCGCGTCACATATGTCGGCAAAGATTCAACGGCTCCCGTCACTGCCACCGTCCAGGATGATGCCCTGGCCCAGCGGCAACTTCGAAAAAGCCTCGAAGCGCTGCATGGCAAAGTCGATGCAGAGACTGTGAAAACCGCCTGGCCTCATCTGGCCAGTGAAGACCGGGCCATCCGCTGGGCTGCACGAGTTGCGATTGAACATCAGCCACTGGAAAGCTGGCAGGAGCTGGCGCTCGCCGAGAATTCACCATCTTCTGCAATCCCAGCTCTTTTAGCTCTCACAAGGGCGGGCGGGATTGATCCATTCCATCGCAAAGAAAGCGATGCCCCCGTCAACAAGCCATTGGGCGAGCAGATCGCCGCCGCACTCGATCGAATCTCCTGGGATCGACTTTCGAACGAGCAGAAAGTTGATCTCTGCCGGGTGTATGAGATTCTTTTTAACAGGTATGGTTACCCCAGCGAGAATGTTCGAGAACAGGTCTTGAAGCGGCTTGAGCCAGCATTTCCCTCGGGCTTTAAGCCTCTTGATGCCGAGTTGGCGAACCTGCTCGTCTATCTGCAGTCGCCACAGGCCGCCAACAAGATTGTGGCCGCTCTGGGGACAGCCCGCACTCAGGAAGAACAGATCGAGTATGCCCGCGCTCTGCGTGTGCTGAAAGAGGGTTGGACGACACCATTGCGAGAGAGCTACTTCAAGTGGTTTGGCAAAGCGGCCGGGTATCGGGGTGGTGCCAGTTTCTCGAAGTTTGTCGAGAACATTCGGAAGGATGCCGAAGCCACATTGACCGATGCTGAGCGAACTCAATTGAAGCCGATTCTCGATGCCACACCGACAGAAGCTCCACCGGCTGTAGTTCCACCGCGGGCCTTCGTGAAGGAGTGGTCAGTGGCAGAGCTGGCACCACTTGTCAGCGAAAAACTCACCGCACGCAGTTTTGACAAAGGTCGCGAGCTGTTTGCTGGCACCAGCTGCTTCGCCTGCCATCGTTTCGAGGGTGAGGGTGGTGCTTATGGCCCGGATCTGACAATGGCAGGAGGCCGGTTCAGTGCCAAAGATCTGCTGGAGTCCATCATCGAACCGAGCAAGGCCATCAGCGATCAGTATGAAGCGGTCACAATTGTCCTCAACGACGGACGCTCCATCAGTGGTCGCATTGCGAATCACAATGGAGAGTCGTTCCAGGTGATGACCAATATGCTGGAGCCGAACAACCAGACGGGTGTCAAACGGGCAGATATTGAAGAGATTGTCCCGTCGAAAATCTCGATGATGCCGGCGGGTCTGATCAACACCTGTAATGTCGAAGAAGCTGCCGATCTGATTGCCTATATCCTCTCCAAGGGACAACGCGATCACGCGATGTTTGCTGGCAAACCCAGTGGAAACTGA
- the lpdA gene encoding dihydrolipoyl dehydrogenase codes for MKEHDLVVIGGGPGGYVAAIRAAQLGLNVACIEKESALGGTCLRVGCIPSKAMLESSELFQMAKNHLAEHGVSINADSVKLDLPAMLKRKDGIVSQLTKGIDGLFRKNKITRYLGHGKIVAPGKVLVEGAQPEEIVCKNIVIATGSKSAPLKGVEVDNERIGTSTEALAFPEVPGTMVVIGAGVIGLELGCVWSRLGAKVIVLEYLDRILPGMDSEIATEAQKIFTKQGIEFRLGMKVTGAKVSGKKCVVTCEGAEPITADRVLLAVGRIPNTENLNLDGVHVAYDNRGRIQVDQHFQTTIPGIYAIGDVIGGAMLAHKAEEEGMAVAEGIVWGHCHVNYDAIPAIVYTHPEIASVGKTEDQLKEAGVPYKKGSFPYMANGRAKAIAANEGRAKVLAHAETDRVLGVHIIGAHAGDLIAEAALAIEFGASSEDIARTSHAHPTLAEIVKEAALAVDGRAIHF; via the coding sequence ATGAAAGAGCATGATCTGGTCGTAATTGGTGGTGGCCCCGGAGGTTATGTCGCTGCCATTCGTGCAGCACAGTTGGGCCTCAATGTGGCCTGCATTGAGAAAGAATCAGCTTTAGGGGGCACCTGTCTGCGCGTGGGCTGTATCCCCAGCAAAGCCATGCTCGAATCGAGCGAACTCTTCCAGATGGCCAAGAATCATCTGGCTGAGCATGGTGTTTCCATCAATGCCGACTCCGTAAAGCTCGACCTGCCTGCCATGCTCAAGCGCAAGGATGGCATTGTCTCCCAGTTGACCAAAGGAATTGACGGCCTCTTCCGCAAGAACAAAATCACCCGCTACCTGGGCCACGGCAAGATTGTCGCCCCAGGTAAAGTCCTGGTCGAAGGGGCTCAACCCGAAGAGATCGTCTGCAAGAACATCGTCATTGCCACAGGCAGCAAATCCGCCCCGCTCAAAGGTGTGGAAGTCGATAACGAACGAATTGGCACAAGCACCGAGGCTCTCGCCTTCCCGGAAGTTCCTGGAACTATGGTGGTCATTGGTGCGGGGGTGATTGGCCTCGAGCTGGGTTGCGTCTGGAGCCGGCTGGGTGCCAAAGTGATTGTGCTGGAATACCTCGACCGGATTCTTCCCGGCATGGACAGCGAAATTGCCACCGAAGCTCAGAAGATCTTCACCAAGCAAGGGATTGAGTTCCGCCTGGGGATGAAAGTGACCGGCGCCAAGGTTTCGGGCAAAAAGTGCGTGGTGACTTGTGAAGGTGCCGAGCCGATCACCGCCGATCGTGTGCTCCTCGCTGTGGGCCGCATCCCGAACACCGAGAACCTGAATCTCGATGGAGTGCATGTGGCTTACGACAACCGTGGCCGCATTCAGGTCGATCAGCACTTCCAGACGACAATCCCGGGCATTTACGCGATTGGCGACGTGATTGGTGGTGCCATGCTGGCTCACAAAGCCGAAGAGGAAGGGATGGCCGTTGCCGAAGGGATTGTCTGGGGTCATTGCCACGTCAATTACGATGCCATTCCCGCCATTGTCTATACCCATCCTGAGATTGCCAGCGTGGGCAAGACAGAAGACCAGCTCAAAGAAGCCGGTGTGCCCTACAAGAAGGGAAGCTTCCCTTACATGGCGAATGGACGTGCCAAAGCGATTGCCGCAAATGAGGGCCGCGCCAAGGTTCTGGCACATGCCGAAACCGACCGCGTGCTGGGTGTCCACATCATTGGGGCACATGCTGGCGATCTGATTGCTGAAGCGGCTCTGGCGATCGAATTCGGGGCTTCGAGCGAAGACATCGCCCGGACTTCACATGCTCACCCGACACTGGCCGAAATCGTCAAAGAAGCGGCGCTGGCCGTGGATGGACGAGCCATTCACTTTTAA
- a CDS encoding cupredoxin domain-containing protein, which yields MKTLFRSFACFAISATACLAVTTGAAAADWGTLSGQIVLDGAVPDAKVLVRKGDSTVRDAAVCAKEDLLDQSLVVDPASKGIANVVIYLTKAPKSIHPDLKAGKTATVEFDNQTCLFVPRVIAVQTGQPIKVLNTDAVAHNVHTYSTKNTAVNFLVQPGNKTGVPLKGTEQERVPFKVTCDIHPWMLGHWMVCDHPYFAVTGADGKFTIENLPAGEEIEVRMWQERSGYVQKPAKMTLKAGANDLGAIKVPVASFNK from the coding sequence ATGAAGACCTTATTCAGATCATTCGCCTGTTTTGCAATCAGTGCCACAGCCTGCCTCGCCGTGACCACGGGGGCTGCTGCAGCCGACTGGGGAACTTTGAGTGGTCAGATTGTGCTGGATGGTGCTGTTCCTGATGCAAAAGTGCTGGTTCGCAAAGGCGACTCCACAGTTCGCGATGCTGCCGTCTGCGCCAAGGAAGATTTGCTTGATCAGAGTCTGGTGGTGGATCCTGCCAGCAAAGGGATTGCGAATGTGGTGATCTATCTCACCAAGGCTCCCAAGTCGATCCATCCCGACCTCAAGGCAGGCAAGACCGCCACTGTCGAATTTGATAATCAGACTTGTCTGTTTGTTCCCCGCGTGATTGCCGTGCAGACGGGCCAGCCGATTAAGGTGCTGAACACCGACGCCGTCGCCCATAACGTGCACACCTATTCAACAAAGAATACTGCTGTGAATTTTCTCGTTCAGCCAGGGAACAAGACCGGCGTACCACTCAAGGGAACTGAACAGGAACGAGTCCCATTCAAAGTGACTTGTGACATCCATCCCTGGATGCTCGGCCACTGGATGGTCTGCGATCACCCTTACTTCGCTGTGACCGGGGCTGATGGCAAGTTCACCATTGAAAACCTCCCAGCCGGTGAAGAAATTGAAGTCCGGATGTGGCAGGAACGATCTGGCTATGTGCAAAAGCCTGCAAAAATGACTCTCAAGGCAGGTGCTAACGATCTCGGTGCGATCAAGGTTCCTGTGGCCAGCTTCAACAAGTAG
- a CDS encoding glycine cleavage system protein H produces the protein MSDELTFMMGQFPARIPTDRNYVATHFWLQAIEPRVYRVGFTAYAVRLLQDVYFLDWSISDGAMVGRKAEIGEIESSKALSTMYSAEAGEILRINPVVAADPSAINADSYGEGWLYELRTTASLLSAAEYMDVLAASWEKTQAIIKGQMNQ, from the coding sequence ATGTCGGACGAATTGACATTCATGATGGGGCAGTTTCCGGCCCGGATACCGACCGACCGCAACTATGTGGCCACACATTTCTGGCTGCAGGCAATCGAGCCTAGGGTTTATCGTGTCGGGTTTACAGCTTATGCCGTCCGACTCCTGCAGGATGTCTATTTTCTCGACTGGTCCATCAGTGATGGGGCGATGGTTGGTAGAAAAGCCGAGATCGGCGAGATCGAGAGTTCCAAAGCTCTGAGTACCATGTACTCGGCAGAAGCGGGCGAGATTCTGCGAATCAACCCCGTCGTGGCAGCTGATCCCAGTGCCATTAACGCCGATTCTTATGGCGAAGGCTGGCTCTATGAACTGCGAACCACAGCCAGCTTATTGAGTGCTGCCGAATATATGGATGTCCTCGCTGCGAGTTGGGAAAAAACGCAGGCCATCATCAAGGGGCAGATGAATCAGTGA
- a CDS encoding ATP-binding protein, with the protein MASGKLTVVISQAPGKNPVKRALEEDIAVQLMLGGQVDVSVIPHLYDLPADHTGLMFLRSLPGHFVILSWLYPRAAHWVLDRQKIEGRLGNTRLVDEDDDESEADDDSAKILAEMNGAHSETAAETHGKSSRTIWSIDLRVRSDAAAYVEEIQRIAAEMAVPVVSLGLSFPSKATPLKASVDLPVINPPVHSMANGSSEANGSVSLPIPVHVGTEELTKRRWYPVIDYSRCTNCMECIDFCLFGVYGVDALDRILVEQQDSCKKGCPACSRVCPANAIIFPEHKTAAIAGADGDGPAAFKVDLSKLFGGGNDSAESALEMAVKERDQELVADGREAVGMKVGIPKRQEGKAQSPRDNLDDLLDSLDNF; encoded by the coding sequence ATGGCTTCAGGAAAACTGACAGTCGTGATCTCACAGGCACCGGGCAAAAACCCGGTCAAAAGAGCCCTGGAAGAAGACATCGCTGTCCAGCTTATGCTGGGTGGTCAGGTCGATGTCTCGGTCATTCCTCACCTGTACGATCTCCCTGCCGATCATACGGGATTGATGTTTTTGCGGTCGCTCCCGGGCCACTTTGTGATTCTTTCGTGGCTCTATCCACGAGCGGCCCACTGGGTTCTGGATCGTCAGAAAATTGAGGGACGACTGGGGAATACCCGTCTTGTTGATGAAGACGACGACGAATCGGAAGCCGATGACGACTCGGCAAAGATTCTGGCAGAAATGAACGGAGCCCATTCCGAAACTGCCGCCGAAACTCATGGAAAGTCGTCTCGCACCATCTGGTCCATCGACTTGAGAGTCCGGTCAGATGCTGCGGCCTACGTCGAAGAAATCCAGCGGATTGCCGCCGAGATGGCCGTCCCTGTGGTTTCATTGGGATTATCGTTTCCCTCAAAAGCAACGCCTCTAAAGGCTTCTGTGGATTTGCCTGTCATCAATCCGCCAGTTCATTCCATGGCCAACGGCAGTTCCGAGGCGAATGGTTCCGTCTCATTACCAATACCCGTTCATGTAGGAACCGAAGAGCTGACAAAGCGGCGCTGGTATCCCGTGATTGATTACAGCCGCTGTACCAACTGCATGGAGTGCATCGACTTTTGCCTCTTTGGTGTCTATGGCGTGGATGCGCTCGACCGGATTCTCGTTGAGCAGCAGGATAGCTGCAAAAAAGGTTGTCCGGCTTGCAGCAGAGTTTGCCCCGCCAATGCGATTATCTTTCCTGAACACAAGACAGCGGCGATCGCCGGTGCCGATGGTGACGGCCCTGCAGCTTTCAAGGTCGATCTGTCGAAGCTCTTTGGCGGAGGGAACGATTCCGCCGAATCGGCCCTCGAAATGGCTGTCAAAGAACGCGATCAGGAACTTGTGGCCGATGGTCGAGAAGCGGTCGGTATGAAGGTGGGCATCCCCAAGCGACAGGAAGGAAAAGCCCAGTCTCCTCGCGACAATCTCGACGACCTGCTCGACAGCCTCGACAACTTTTAA
- a CDS encoding DUF4142 domain-containing protein, producing the protein MHVFKTILTTGLSIGLATTALAQAKSASTPANVTPPTKNVTNVETPIGNVQVQTNTPPRGTTAIDPNQVDRIPGNVYTPGAQLVAGQERPGVNARAVQQPAMNIESHILNCLILKNQEEVELSKFIENELQNEKVKKFAEQLVADHQKAVQKLQAMKMTQTTQSEQPRPATFVATEVVTTPVPATPAQRRVERQNERTERQIERTTGVNVDLTPNGPATGRQVVGYRNRVVLQPQYAGKTSEGDQFLQIHQEATQECLNLAIAELMEAKENKQIDEAFLGIQAGMHMGMLAQLTVLEKHTTGELQQFVVEAKATTQKHLQIAKNLMQEVNQK; encoded by the coding sequence ATGCACGTTTTCAAGACAATTCTTACGACAGGCTTATCGATTGGCCTCGCAACCACAGCCTTGGCACAGGCCAAGAGCGCTTCAACGCCAGCAAATGTCACTCCTCCGACGAAGAACGTAACCAACGTCGAAACACCGATCGGCAATGTCCAGGTGCAGACTAATACTCCACCGCGGGGTACGACAGCGATTGATCCCAATCAGGTCGATCGGATCCCTGGTAACGTCTACACGCCTGGCGCTCAACTGGTGGCCGGGCAGGAACGACCAGGCGTCAATGCGAGAGCGGTACAACAGCCTGCGATGAATATCGAATCGCATATTCTCAATTGCCTGATTCTCAAAAATCAGGAAGAAGTCGAGTTGAGCAAGTTCATTGAAAACGAACTTCAAAACGAGAAGGTGAAGAAGTTTGCCGAACAGCTTGTGGCCGACCATCAAAAAGCCGTCCAGAAGCTTCAGGCCATGAAAATGACCCAGACCACACAGTCGGAACAACCCCGGCCCGCCACATTTGTGGCGACGGAAGTTGTCACGACTCCCGTTCCTGCGACACCGGCCCAGCGGCGTGTGGAACGCCAGAACGAAAGAACCGAACGTCAGATTGAGCGGACAACGGGAGTCAATGTTGATTTGACACCCAATGGGCCTGCTACCGGACGGCAGGTAGTTGGTTATCGAAATCGAGTTGTGCTTCAGCCGCAGTATGCTGGGAAAACCAGTGAAGGCGACCAGTTTCTGCAGATTCATCAGGAGGCCACTCAGGAATGCCTGAACCTGGCGATCGCCGAGCTGATGGAAGCTAAGGAAAACAAGCAGATCGATGAGGCTTTTCTGGGTATCCAGGCGGGGATGCACATGGGGATGCTGGCACAGCTAACAGTGCTCGAAAAGCATACGACCGGAGAGCTGCAGCAGTTCGTTGTGGAAGCCAAAGCGACCACACAAAAGCATCTGCAGATTGCCAAGAATCTGATGCAGGAAGTGAATCAGAAGTAG
- a CDS encoding glucuronyl esterase domain-containing protein, giving the protein MKNLVSIKLDLKNSVVPVLWLCLLATAVESAEPLSTNSQVGTQEASPGTPAINWDAYPESTALPELLKLKNGTTVKTPEDWMKRRRPELQELIQREMFGYLPAAQPFTATVTKMVPDALAGKATLKEISLNFTQLPPEAPEIRLALWIPNRHPAGKIPVFLTLNYCGNANVTTDPQTTIHTDRYCSKKEWIGQRGGQADFWCVEQVIDRGYAFATYHESDTKADKNEWTDGLFPYLKSDQVPAGSQPATIALWAWGLLRCVDQLAQEPQLDPRRICLLGHSRRGKTVLFAAAMDERIALVVPHQSGTGGMALSRENNQETVERINRVFPHWFCGEFKKFGGNEPRIPFDQHAVASLVAPRLLLDTEGDQDAWANFPRSLETLKAIDPVWKLLGKTGLVGSGLITSVTEIQPGKVGELLQLRLPEKHTLTNEFWTGILNYADLMLPKSTTP; this is encoded by the coding sequence ATGAAAAACTTAGTTTCCATAAAGCTCGATTTAAAGAACTCTGTTGTTCCTGTGCTGTGGCTGTGTCTCCTGGCGACAGCGGTAGAAAGTGCGGAACCCTTGTCCACAAATTCTCAGGTCGGCACTCAAGAGGCATCCCCAGGTACTCCCGCGATCAACTGGGACGCATATCCCGAATCGACTGCACTCCCTGAACTTTTGAAGCTGAAAAATGGAACGACAGTTAAAACACCTGAGGACTGGATGAAGCGGAGGCGGCCAGAACTCCAGGAACTTATCCAGCGTGAGATGTTCGGGTATTTGCCGGCCGCGCAGCCATTCACAGCTACGGTTACGAAAATGGTTCCCGATGCTCTGGCTGGCAAGGCCACGCTCAAAGAGATCAGCCTCAATTTCACTCAGCTTCCTCCAGAGGCACCCGAGATCCGCCTGGCACTCTGGATTCCCAACCGCCACCCGGCCGGAAAGATCCCGGTCTTCCTGACGCTTAACTATTGCGGTAACGCCAACGTCACAACAGATCCGCAGACGACCATTCATACCGATCGCTATTGCTCGAAGAAAGAATGGATCGGGCAGCGTGGTGGACAGGCCGATTTTTGGTGTGTCGAGCAGGTGATCGACCGAGGTTATGCCTTTGCGACCTACCACGAAAGTGACACGAAAGCCGACAAGAATGAGTGGACCGATGGCCTGTTTCCTTATCTGAAAAGCGACCAGGTTCCCGCAGGCTCACAACCCGCCACAATTGCCCTGTGGGCCTGGGGGCTGCTGCGTTGCGTCGATCAACTGGCTCAGGAACCACAGCTTGATCCGCGGCGTATTTGTCTACTGGGCCATTCCCGCCGAGGGAAAACCGTCCTGTTTGCTGCTGCCATGGATGAACGAATTGCCCTTGTGGTGCCCCATCAATCGGGAACGGGTGGCATGGCTTTGAGCCGGGAGAATAATCAGGAGACTGTCGAACGGATCAATCGAGTGTTCCCCCATTGGTTCTGTGGCGAGTTCAAGAAATTTGGCGGCAACGAGCCACGGATTCCTTTCGATCAGCATGCGGTGGCTTCGCTCGTGGCGCCACGATTACTGCTCGATACGGAAGGTGATCAGGACGCGTGGGCCAACTTCCCGCGATCTCTGGAAACACTTAAGGCAATTGACCCCGTCTGGAAGCTGCTCGGGAAAACCGGCCTGGTCGGATCGGGGCTCATCACTTCAGTCACAGAGATTCAACCTGGCAAAGTGGGCGAACTGCTGCAATTACGGCTGCCAGAAAAGCACACACTCACGAACGAGTTCTGGACCGGCATCCTGAACTATGCGGATCTCATGCTGCCCAAATCGACCACTCCCTGA